The Apus apus isolate bApuApu2 chromosome 1, bApuApu2.pri.cur, whole genome shotgun sequence nucleotide sequence TAGTACAGGAGAaatggaggcagcaggagaaagggagggagatgCTTCCCAATTTAACCCATTATGTATCATGATGGGGCGGTGGTGAGAATGGGCAGGTTATTTTCAGTGTatcagaagaagcagcaaaggcTGCCCACAGGCCTGTGCATTGACCGAGGCTGGCACAGAGCCCTGGCGCCCATGGGAAaggctgccagggctgtggcCGGCCATGGtggcaggaaggagcagcatgGTGGGCATGGCCCACCTGGAGACTGGTGCAGGAGGCAAGGGGGAAGGCAAACTGGGTGAACTCATTCTGTCCATTCCTTCTTGATGGACAGGTTCCACTCCCAGGTGAGATGGTCGTGTTTGTCATCATCCGTGAAGAAGGACTTGTTGTGATAGGTGCCTCGAGCCAGCATACCCTTAGGAGCCTCCTCAATAGGCGTCAGGAACTCGTACTCCTCCGGCCGTGGCCCATAGCTGCCCACCATGAACGTGGCTTTGTCcactaagagaaaaaaatccacagggGGTGAGCCCCTCAGGTGGGAAATtacaaaagacagaagaaaccaCAAGCATGAGTACAGACAGAAAGGAGATAATGGGGAGAGAAAGGGATGGTCCATGTCAGCAAGGGGAACGTAATCAGTGAAAAAAAGTGGGTTAGTGAAGCAGAAGGacagctggaaggaaaaaatgcatgGATAGGCAGATGGACAGGCAACCCAGTCACCCTCTCACATGTACGTGCTGCTGGAAGGGAGTGAGTACACCCAGCATATGGCTCAAGGTATCTCTTGATCCCCAGCTACTCCTCTTTTCTGGTGAGGATACACCATTTATGTGTGCTGAATGGGATGCTTGAGCCTTAGAGGTGCTCGCATGCAAAAATACACATGGGATGAGTGTGTGCAAAATGGGGCTTTCCTCTGCCTTGTCCAGGCAGGGCAGAACTGCACAGAGGAGAGGTCATGAGCAAAAACACGGCTCTCAACACAGCAGGAAGCTTTGTGGAACAGCTCTGAATTTACCAAGTGCATCTGGAAGAGTTTTCAGGGGGTGTGAAGCTCCACACAGGCTGAGCTGCCCtacagggggatggggagggaggtAAAGAACTATGTAGGGAGAGGAAATTGGTGGCAAGCACTGTCTAAACAGTCTCTGGggactttgctgctgcagacactggTGCATCATAGAGATACTAGAGCTGGCTCGTATTGAGTTCACACAGGCACAGGAAATAAGTTGGCCGGGGTGACGCAGAGTGCAGGCTAACACACTCTGCTGAGAAGTCTTGCCTCCTGAGTGGTGCTGCAGGGGGGATCCTCGGGGTCAAGGGAGGCTCTGTCctggcccagagctgcaggaataCTTCTTTGAGCGGAGGAAACACACGGGCAGGTGCACTGGTGTGCAGGGCACAAAGGTCTCTTACTCACCCTTCACCCCTGTCCGGTAGGTGTGCTGCACGTATTTCAGTCCCGACACAATGTCCCTGTTTACCTGCAAGAAGTGACCAGAAGTAAATGCCAAGGGAAGGGTTTTGGTCCTGTATCTgctgattttctctttcttgagAGACATACCCATCTTTGCTCCTTACACCACTGCCCTCAAAGGCTCAGGGCAGGACACATTGTGGTGAGTCCTAACATGATTTTTCCATAGGCACCTGGAGACCTACAGCATCCTCTGTTTACCTCCTGCACTTCCCCATCCTTTCCCTAACTTTGAAGCTGACTGGAGCACATCAGTCAGCTTTGCAAGACGGGCTGATGAGGACAAAGAAAAGTGAAGTGGGAGTTCCCAGTTAATAATTTTCATATTGAAAACCAGACATGGGTGACTAGAGTCATCCCTCCAGCACAAACAGGTGGGCAAGATGAGATAAGCACTCCCAGATGCCCTCTAAGTTCCATGGGGAGCTGGTAAGTTTCTCCTCAAGAGACAGAGGGACAGTTTTGCTGATAATCTTTACTCCAATCTGCCATGGATAGCTTGGACATATCCCTTGCTGTCCCCCTCCAGAATACActgcctccctgcagcactgctcaATCTGGAAACAAGACAGGCAGATCCTTTTACATCCCAGGGGAGAATTCACATGGTGCCAGCTCTTAAGAGCCTTGGGACTGAGGGAGGGAGCTAGAATAACTTGTCTGGCTCCAAGCACCTCCTGTCAGCAGGGCTTAGATACAGAGAGAAATACTGCATAGCACAAAGGTGAGCTGGAGGTGTCTCTGGGGACAAAGTCATCTCTGAGACAGTGACCAAGCCTCAGAGAAGGGAAATCTTTCTTACAGAACCCACAACACTAACGCTTTCCTTCCTCCATGTCAGGAGAACTAAGCTCCATCCCTTTTTGCCTTCTCTGCCAAAGCCAGCATTGTCTGCAGCAAACGTGATGAGATGATCACTTCAGTGCTGGATGTCATAATGCTGTGTGGCcaactttcattttctgctggaCATAGAAGAAATGGCTGACATGCTGGTTAacaggagagggggagaaattAGTCTGTTTAGCTATATTGTGACCCAGATGAACTCAGGTATCATCAGCCAAAGGCTACAGTATTAAACCTTTTTTATGCATACAAAAAGCCCAGCAATGAGGACTGAACTTTGtggaaaaacattatttcttctcctccctgtccATTCCCACTTTGCATGAATTAAAGATTTTCTGTTGGCTAAGGTGAAGCCAAACTTGGCCAGAACTACTCATCTGGCTTCCAAATCACCCGTTGTTCAACATTGTAGATGGACAGAAAGCAGCTTCTTCCAAGGGAAGAGTAAACAGAAGCaattccctggaaaaaaaaaactggtcCCTTGTTGGGTAAAATGACACCTGAAGCTAGGGGACCTTTACAAAGGCCCAGCTTTTAGGCAGGCATGCTGCCTGGCTCTAGTTATCTGATAGACTGCCAGGGACTGTCCTCCACAACCAATGAGAagcaacaggaaggaaaacaactcACTCTGAAGTGGATCTTAACTCTGTATTCCACTCCTTCCTTTAATACAAAGGTCTCTTTCTTGAGTGCTTCAAGGTCACCTGTAATGAGAGGACCAAGCCATTAGCTAGAGCTGTCACAGCAAGAAGAGACCACACATGGTGGAATGGGGTGGGATTGGTGCCAGAGGTAAGCATCCCTTTGAACGATGACACCTGCAAAATGAGTATGCGCATGTCTGTGTAAGCAATCGCATTGTGAGAGCAGACACAGAGGAAAGCCTGGGTGTACATACGTGGCTGTGCCCACATCTATGAAGATAATGCTTAAACACAGGTCTAGGCACATATACACAAAGATATTTATGCACAGACTCATTGTAATGCATCTGCAGGAGTGTGTGCATGCTTCACCCGTGCCCAGCCTGGCTTGGGTGAGCAGAGCATGTTTCGCAGCTCCCGCCTGACTTGTGAGgctgcccaggctctgcagggctctgcGTGGTTTGGTTGAACAGGAAGCCTCTCTGCTCCTCCGGACCCAGCTTCCTCTCTCTACAGAAAAGCCCATATAAGGTGAAGCCTGGTTCTCTCCTCATGTCCCCAGGAGCTGGAACTGTAGTATTGCTTGATTCTGAAGTTTCAAAACAACCCATTACCCGAACGCATGCACATCCCTTGCTTGTGAGGTCTCACTGAAAGGAAGTAAGAAGGCAGGAGAAACCAAGGAGATCTTAGAGCAGCCTAGATAAAGAAAAAGACTCTCAACATTTCCCTGTGTTACATCTCCTTTTTCATATGTATATACCTTAAATAAGAAACAAGGCTAAGATGTCCTCAGAGTTCCTCTAGATCCCACTGCAGCATCCCAAGGAAAAACTCCCTTTCAATTTGAAGCAGGCCAGAGCATTTGCTTGTTCCCCTTAGTGCCCAAGGACAGAGTCTGTGCCTACCTGTGAGGTCCATAGTGATCGGTCCTGGAGCAGAGTCACATACCAGGGTGAGTCGAGTGACCACCACATTGGGAGCTGTTGGGTCTGCAGGTAAGAAAGTCAGGGGAAAGCTGTCAGCttgcaaaattaaatgctaGGGGAAGGGGATGACACTGAAGAAACAGTGTTGCTTTACCACAGAGAAACTTCATGAAACACCCAGTAACGCCAGGCTtccttcagcagaagaaaactatGCATCTACCCCAGTCGTTCAACATGGATCCCTCCAGCCTCCACCACAAGACCTAGAGGAGGTCTTTCCATGACAGGAGATTCTCCTCTTAAGATCATTCTGAGCAACAAGGCTTCCTTTCAGCATAGGCTGGTCCCCTCATGTTTCTAACCCCTCAAGAGTCCCCCAAGGCCCCCACACCTCACACCACAAGACCTACACATCTCCCATCACAAGTCCCTTTCTGATGCCAGCACTCCCTAGTAACCTTACATCTAATGCTCAGAGCATCCTCCCTGCTTCCTTTACATGCATCTCTCCACCTGCCCATCCCCAGTCCTCCAGCAGAAGCAGTACATGTGCCTGGTCAAACAAGCTCCCTCTTCTTTGAGGCCACCTTGCCCCATCCCCACAGCACACTGTTGCAATGCCAGTTTCCTAATCCCTAGTTTCCTCCTACCAGTATTCCCCAGCCTACCTACTACCACAGGTCCATCTCCCAGCAGGGACTTCTTGTACTTAGCGAGGCTTTCATCATCCTTGTCCAACTCTTGCAGCTCCTGCAGTGTTTTCTGAGGAGGAGGCTTGTAGTTGAGTTTCCCATCCAGctcatcatcatcttcctccACATGAGGTTCTTGGGTCTTCTCAGTCATGGTCACTTAGTCTGGGTAACTGAGGAGAGGACAGTCAATGGGATTGCTTGGTGGGGGGGTAATGTCCCTGGAGGGACTGGCTCTGGCACGGTGTGGCCCAGTCCCCCAGAGAGGCAGGAACCTGCTCAGTGCCAAACAGTGGGATCGTTACAGGCAAATGGCAACGGTGATCAGCTGCAATCCCGACACTGCCGTGCCAATATTCCAGCTTGAACACAATCCCCCCTGCCCCCTCTTGTCTCCCTGCAGGCACCACGTGCACACGCAGACCTACACTATTCTTCCCTCTCAGGGAGGAGACGCAGGAGCGGAGGCTGAAGCTGGCGTGATTTACAGCTCCTCTGCAGCGCGGCTGCTGCCCGGCACCCCGGCCATTCCAAGGCACCTCGCACAAAGAGCCACCGCCACGcgctggggagcagggacacaCGAATGAAGCCAAGGGCAAAGGCTTTGTTCACTCTCTCGCAATGGGTTAAAAGCCATATTTCATAGAAAGATCAAATACCTGACAGCAACTCCCTTGTATTAGCAAGTTAGCTGACGCCCTTAAGGAAACACACCCGCTACAATCTATCACCGGCGTTCCCGTTGCTTGCTCCAAGGAACAAACAGCTCACTTCAGGCACCAATCAGGTCTCCTTCCCATGGAGGAAGGAAGCATAACTTGACTGcatccagcccagctgcagagcagccatgTGTACCTGTGCTGCAGGTCAGCTGGAGTCCACGGCcatgcagccagcacagctgggacatGCATCACTGAAGACAGGAGAGCAGCAAAGCCACTTGGGTGGCATCCCAAATGGGAGCCAGAGTGAAGAGAGAGGACTGATGGTCAGCCAGGGCATGGGATGGGGGAACAGGAGACAGACAAGAGAGGTGAGCAGTGCTTTGCCAGGTCCTCCTCAGTCAGCTGCCTGTctcacacagccagccacaTGGTTCTAGCAACCTTACCTCTCTTCAGAGAAAGGCCGAAAACCAGAATAGTGCCCTGGTGCAGCAGAGGTTTTTACAAGTGGCCTAGCCATTCCCTGCTTTTCAGCAGCAAGGGGATTTAGTCAAGTTACACAGATCATTCAGTTCACTTCAATTTACCCTCACATTAACTCCTTCTTCAAGGCTGTCTCTACCAAAAATTCTCTTTTTGCCTGCTTATTTGCAATTTCCCCAGCAAGCCCTTTATCCTTCACTGCAGCTGTGGCCTTAACCTTTGCCCCTGCTCCCAAAAGTTAAACTGGGAGCTTGGATAGTGTTCTCAttcattaaaacagaaagaaaataaatatatgcaatAGTTCAGGGTGAATCAGCAAATGGAATCAGCCAGTAATGAGTAATACGCAGACACCCCAGTGCAAAaccagtggaaaaataaaagtcaaggAGGAGTacattttcatgttaaaaagGGACAGAGAAGGACCGAGCAGCACAGGAACAAGACAACTCAGTGGGGCATGCTAACTGGCAATGGCCCTGATGCAAGACTACTTTCCAATCGCATTTTGTGGTGAGTCAGGAATTAGTGCAGAGCGGGCAGCtgggaaacaaaaaggaatCCCAACTCAAATGGACAGGAAAGCAAGTGTGTCCCAGCAGCCAGCTGTAGGAGTGTCAAGGACCTACATACCATGGGGAAGGCACTTAAGCTTGCCTCATGAGGAAGGAAACCAGAAGCTCCCTCATGAATGCAAGAACTGCCCATgccccactgctctgcagccccagcacagtaCCCTTACAAAGCCTCATGATCCCCACAGTGCCATCCCACAGGAAGAGGACATGATGAGCTGTGACAGTCACTGCCAGGTCTTGCCTTCCACTTGGACTCTAGCTGCAGATCTGAGTCATTTTCACTCTTCCAAGCTCTCTCACGATACTAGGCTGCTTCTGCCACCACTGCaaccacagagcagagctgcctatTTGCCCCCATCCTCCACAGTGTTTTTTATAGTTTATTACAGGAGAGGGAGGGACACAGGCAATGGATAGAGAGATCTTTGGCCACATgcagagaaaaggcagagagTCAGGGCTGGACCAGCTGGTTGCTCCCCATCCCTGACCTTCCCTGTGCATGACATATGCTGCAGAGACTCTCCCTGTCAGCTCATGGGGGCAGCTCACTTGAGGGGACATGCTTTTAGGCTCGAAAACCTCCCAGAGAACGTGAACAGACAACCTGCTGTGCCAACAGCAAGAGCCTACAGGGAACAGAAACAGCTAAACTGGGCTGAACAAACCCTGCTTCACACACATCTTAGGATGGCACCAATCAGACCCTATTCCAGTATTTCTCCCCAAGATGTGGACCTGATTCTGCCTTCCTGCCAAATTCCCAGGCCAGAGAAAAACTCCAAGAGAAAAGTTCACGTTGCAGAGGCTCCTTCCTCTACTCACTGCAGCTGTGGGACTGGTCCCCTCTGCAAACTGAGATATGCTATTTGGCTCACACACCAGCCCTTCCCGAGAGTGAGCATGTCTGTACCCAACTATAGGGGTCCCTGGGCTCCTGTATCATTGCCTGGGAAAAGGGCTGGGCTAAGATGGAGACCCCCAGTGGTCTCAAGCCACAGGGaccattaaaaattataaaagtaaCCCTATACTTTTGTGCCCTGCCCCACTAcgtttttcttcatttcctgcagccccagcccaccATCATGCCGTGCCAGCACCTCTGAGGCCTGGCAGCACCCACAAAGCagtggggagaggggcagggacagCACTAGGGAGCCCCtgccagagagagagaaagaaatggctGCAGGAGGCAAAGGAGGAATCATACCCTGCCGAGGGGTCTTGCAGCTAGGTTCTGCCTGCTCTGGGCGTGGGTGGCTGCCCTAGtacctgcagcaggagggggctgggggacaggagaCGTGGTGGATGGTGGACACCTTCTTGCCCCACCCCATGCCACCACGGGGCACAAAGACCGATGGTCACAGGGCCGTCATTTTATTTGCCCACCCTCTGTGCCTCAAATTCACTCCCCCAAGCCACCCCCCCTGATTTAGGGCTTATCTCCAGGAAGCGGGGCTGCCAGGGATGAAGCCATTTTCCGCGacgggggaaaaaaacccaccggCCCCACCAGCGCCCCCGACCCTGGCCTCTTCATTCCACCCCCACCGGGGTACGACGGCAGAAAAGGACCCCATCGCCCAGCCCCCCTCCCGGGGACCGCCGGGTACCACCTCGGAGGGCTACAACCGCAGtcacccccccgcccccgccaccCGGGGTCTGCCTCCCCTCGTTCTGCCCCTCGGCAACGCTGAGCCCCACACCCCCCCGtgaggtgcaggcagggctgtgcccacttcgccgggcagggcagggcagggcagcggAGCCAGCCTTGCCCGAGAACAAAGGCGTAAAGTTGCGCGGAGCCAGGGGCGAGGGAACCCGGGAtggaggggggtgggggtgaaCCCTCTCTTCGCTCCCCCCGCCTGGGCTCGTACTCACCGGCTGAGCTGCGCCTGCGGCCGGGGTCCTCCTCCGCTCTCAGCGCTCAGCTTCGGCAGttggagcaggaaggaagttggtgaagagagagagagagaggaaaaaaaaaaaaagactcacacgaagaaaaaaaaaaaaaaacaggcaaaaaaaaaaaaaaacaaacctgctaccagcagcagcagcagcagcagcagcccactCGCCCACTCGCAGAGGAAGCCCTGCGCGGCCCCGCATGTTGCAGCGCTCCCCCAGCCGCCTGCCCCGCTTTGTCTGCGCTCTTTTTGCGCGGAGGTGCGCAGGGCTTTGTCTGTAGGGCTGAAACCGGTCGGGGCCGCGGGTGCTGCTCCCTGCGCACGGCCCCGGGCTCTGGGTGCGTGCTGCAGTGCCTGCGAGACCGGGTCTTTGttttgcagctttatttttgcttattttcctgCTGTAATTAAGGTCCGTTTCAAAGCTGGGCCTGATTTGTACCGATTAAAGAAGAATCTGAATCGGGTTGAGTACATTGCTCCATacatggggggaggggggcgagGGGCGCACAAACCGGGGTCATTGCAGATGAACCTCGTTTTTCCTGGTTAAAACATGCTACCTGCTGCACTTAATCAGCTAATTGTTCCCAACTCCCAGCCATTTTCATACGAGCATTTTCAAAGATCTACTTCAGGAAGAGCAAGCTCTCGTTTCCTAGGGATGCTTAAATGATCAGATAGATTTTGCACCACTTCCTCTCTCAAATATCAGCAGATTTTCTCACTCACGGAGTGCCCACTTAGCTCTTCAGTCACATAAATCCTTCAAATACACAATCATCGGTGCAGAATTTAAGAACCAATTGAATCATTGGTTTGCAACAAATAAATCTGGATCTGCAATGACTGATAGACTGCTCTTAATGCAtttgcagaagcaaagcaaatctATTGTCAGTTGGGCTTGAATTCACTGCCCTGGATCCGCATGACCATTAGAAAACGTTTATGGtacacagatttttaaaggttGCAGACAACTGAGTAGGAGGGCTCTCCTTCAGGGATGGACAGACTTCAGAAGAGGGgttctgctcttcccagcccaCCATTGCTTTCATAGGCTACATGTGGTGCTTTGATTCTGACCTCATGCATTTCAGGGGACTAACAGAGCATATGTCTGGCTGGCAATGGATTTCCATTTAGCAGGGGCTGTAGcctcagaaacattttaagcaTCCACGAATTAGCTTCACCATCAAGAGAAATTGTTTtactctctgctgctctttttcaCTCCTACACTAACCCACCCTGTGGGCCAGCACAGGAGAATTGAGCTGAATACAGCACTGAGCTCAGTTTAAAACATACCTGGCAAAAATATGTAAGCAAACACATAAGTATATACCAGTGAGTTTTAAAGCCAGATATGTTTCCCAATCTTTGTTCACAATGGGCAAATGTGGCTAAACACTTGTGCTAGCACAGAAGAAGGGGCTGTGTGGGCATAAGgatggggaaaggagagaacaaaTTCTTTTAGTGATAATGCCAGGTTATGGTGGCTCAAATTGTTCATGTGAACAGTTCTGGCCGGGGAAAAGTGTTAAAAGTTGAATGAGTTAGTTATGGGGAGCTTTGAGGAAACAGTCATCTTATGTAGCCCCTGCATCTTGTACATCAACTCCTTGTCTTAGTTCCTGTGCTGACTGGACTAACACTCTGATTTTAGTAGACTTCCTAATTTGTACTGGGAGACCAAAATACCCTCTTGGCTGGGAGGGTGTGTGGCTTGAGGTTATCATTTGCTCATTGCTTGGCATGTGATTTCCTTAGCAGCTGTGTGAGAGAGACCAGTGCAATCATAACTCTAGCACTATTGTGATAATTTTTGCTGGGGGATGGTTGCATTTAgctttgtctcatttttttttatatatagttgGAGACAAATACCAGACTGCCTGTGTCTTTGTGTAGCTATTTGTACACTATTTCTAACCATATGTGGGCATACATTGAGACTAGCATATTCACCAATGTGCACAGAGAGAGGTATAGGGAGGTATAGCTGTATGCCACCATTGGTGTGTACACTCAGCTCATATTGGCACATCTGCCTAGCATGCAGGAACAACAGATTTTACTCCTAGATTAGAAATTAGACAGTATCTAATCATgggcaaatcatgcctgtgCTTCATCTTCCCACTGGTAAGAAGAGtgagaaggagctgcaggtgtTGGGTGTGCCTCA carries:
- the ARHGDIB gene encoding rho GDP-dissociation inhibitor 2 → MTEKTQEPHVEEDDDELDGKLNYKPPPQKTLQELQELDKDDESLAKYKKSLLGDGPVVVDPTAPNVVVTRLTLVCDSAPGPITMDLTGDLEALKKETFVLKEGVEYRVKIHFRVNRDIVSGLKYVQHTYRTGVKVDKATFMVGSYGPRPEEYEFLTPIEEAPKGMLARGTYHNKSFFTDDDKHDHLTWEWNLSIKKEWTE